AGAGTTGACTTGATGATGTCGCCATAGTCATTGTAGTACTGAACGaaaacaatttgtaaaaatataccCTGTTCTCGATGCAAAGCGAACCCATACCCTGACATAGTGTTTGAATACGTCCGCTGCGACTTGGGTAGGCATTACATTGTACACTACCAGTTTGCAGAAAGAGGCCAAAAAGTTGCGCCGCTTGTGCAgttcctcaatttttgtgtgCTCGTCAggatctaaaaaatatatttgaaactGTTAAGAAAAAACGAATTTATACAAACTACACTAATAAATTTAGTCTGAtactaatataaattttaatttcaagtgtgcaaaatttgaatttggtgCACCTCATACCTATTTCCTCGTCAATGAACACATAGCTCTGGATGAAGTCATTGAGCATTTGCTGGAGCGACCTGTCCGGTTCATAGACCAAAGGCACCAGGGTTGGATTGCTGCCGAGCTGGCTGCAGAAGAGGATGAGGAAGTCGCAGATGGTGATGTAAGCCTCCTCCTTGAACAGTTGTACAGGCGACATCAGCAGCATTTCCTTCATCGTGTCCATGAACTGGTTGTTGCGACTCTTCAGTGTCTCCACTTCTTGCGCCACTGTTGTGTTCGTGGCAGTGGTTGAGCCGCGCTCCAGCATGTCCTCCAACTGGCGCAGACCCCACAGGATGGAGAAGAATGCGGCAGACATGCAGTACTTGACagcctgaaaataaatacacctAAATGAATCTCTTAATTGCGAAATtatctagaaaaaaaataaactacgTCCACACTGAGTAGGGTTCTGTTAAAAGTGACATCTTACTAACcattaaaaaagagagagtATAAATATATTGCTTTTCCATCTCAAATATTCCCAAGagaagctaaaatttttaggACAAATATCTACTCTACCTCATCAGGGTACATCTTGTTCCCATCTTTAGCCTTTTGAATGCACTCATAGAGCAGCTCATAAATGCGCCAAGCACCCATGTTGTGGCATGCATAGAAGATCGAAACTTTCTTCAAACTATGAACCAAGCTGAAGGTTTCATCCTCGTCGGGCTCCTCGTCCTGTAAGTTGAAGGCATGAAGAGGGGAAATCAAGAAGAGAAACACCAACCCCTTCAATGAGTGAGTTGTACTCATCAAGAGACTCCTTGAACTTGTTGACGATCATGTCGATTAAAGTGCTTCTGGCGACGTCGCAGCGAGTGTAAATTGCCAGGTTTTCGCAGCACAAAGTTTCAAGAGTTTTAGCACAGGATTCAAGTACCTCAGTATCTGTGTGCCTCTCCACCAAATCTTGGATGATCCTCAACAAGGAGTCCAAACTCTGCATATTTTAGCGCAAAATAAGATCCATTTAATAAAACCAAGTTACACGGAATTGTACCTTTTCCTGCCGAGACGAAACATAGACGTCCAAGTCAAAGTACTGAGGAATGCTCATGAGGTTGTTGATTTTGTCCGGGTCGGCGCTGTATTTGGCTAACAGGAGGGGCAGGGTGGGGATGAAATGCTCAGTCAGCTTGGCTCGGTCGTCATTGACTTGCTTGATTTCTTTGGCGGACAGAATCTGCAGCAATCacaggaataaataaacattctgtgttttagtttaatttatttatacatataagtttcatgaaataaattaattacaactgACAATTcagtataattttataaataccTTTCTTGTAGGTCCTCTGCCAACTGGAGGCTCACCAGTCGCAGCTTGTCTGATGCAGCAGGTCATGATTTCAATCAGACTCGTCTCCTGCCTGTCGTCCAACGGCTCCTCCTCAGCGCCGGGCTCCTCAAGCAGCAGATCAGTCATGCACTCCCAGTCCTTCATCATTTCGTTGGACTCAATGAGCGAGTCGACCAGGTAGGCCCCATGCTCGTGCAACTCAGATTCAATGAAGAACTGGACCAAATCTCTGATGAGCGGCGTGGTGGGGAGGCGCCGCTTACCCCTCCTGGTGCGCTGACCGGTCTGCGTGTCCTCGTCAGGCACAAAGAGGCGCTCGTTCAAGAACTCCCCGGCCGCTTGAGCCACGGCGCGATGCGAAGAGTACACCAACTCGTACACGTGTTCGCAGTCTTTGTCTGAGAGGATGTCTCGGTGGTGTCTGTTTCAAATGAGAATTGagttttggataattttaagGAAGTATACTTTACTTTAAAATGCTGATGACCAGCCGGACAGCTTGAACTGCCACGTCGTATTCCTTGTCCAAAGTCATAGCCACGATCCTGTCCTTAAATTTGCTGGTAAAAAGTTCCAGCTTTCCTTTCAGCTCATCAGAAGCATAGAGTGGTTGCAGAGCCTGAAAATGGAATTAACATGCAAGCTTTAgatctgatattttttccaactggCATTAGTGAAGTCTGTgcttagaaattaattacctgCAAACACTTGAGGCGAACTTCTCCACACTTATCATGCAGGGTCCAACCTATGTACTTCAAGTAAGAGTCGTCCAAAAAGTTGTTGTGGAACTTCTTCATCCAAATGCCAATCTCGGCCATGCAAATGGCTCTGATTTCAGGTAAGGTGTccctgttaaaatttttagactaATTATCAATATCCTTTAACAAAGAAGCAGATAATCCCAACCTGTATCTGTGCACAAAGACAGACTTGAACATGTAGGTGAGCATGTTCTTTATTTCATCCATGTTCTCCTCCAGCTCCTGTCTCTTGGTCATCAGCGTCTCCAGCCTGTCGCTGGCCCTCTTGTCCCTGCCCTTCTGTCTTTCAGCCTCATACTGTCGTTGGGTGTTGTCCAAATTCACGGAGACGGTCAAGGCGACGTCAACCAAGGCAGTCATCAGCTTCATGGCTAAGAGTATTTTTAGCTTTCcccgtttaaataaaaagcaacaatTATTACCAGCTAGAGTGGCTGTGTGACGGAAAGCTCGGACCTGAGAGTCAGACAAGCCTGTGAGGAGGGAGATTACGTTGTCCATAAGGTATTGATCGTAAATGATCGAGTACTGGCACTGCTTCACCAAAAGCTGCACGAACTCGCAAAAATtcgctttgaattttttccactgCTGGCCAGTCATGGTGAGAGGGTATTCTCCGCTTTcctgagagaaaaaaattcatcaaattatttactctGAGAATGTGTCAGAATAGTctttaaactgattttctgcaaataatataaaccAACCTCATCAAACTCTTCAGTCATTTTCCTGATGACCTTCGCGTGTTCCATCTCCTCCTGCATTTCTTCAGTGATTTTGCCCTTGCAGCCGGACGCATTGATGAAAAACTGCATTAGAGAGAGCAATGCTGACCCCCTCTCCGTCTTGTACCGCTCAATCCAGTCATCCACGACCTGCTGCAGTGACAGCCGTCCGCTCTTGATGATGGAGTATAGGCTGTTCTCATCATCCAAGCCCGACTCGTTCGCAGGTCTGCGCCCTGGCTTCCTGCCAGGAGTGCTGGTGGTAGAACCTCTGCCTGCTCCACCGCCGCGATTGTATGTGCCTCTTGGACGGCCACGGCCCCTCGTGGACTTCGGGATTGTCGGAGAAGCTGCTTGCGGCTGCTCAAATTGGTGCTGTGGCTGCTCATATGTGGAAAAACTCTGCATTGGCTGCGCGAACGAGGTGGAGGGTTGATTGTAGCTCTGCTGCAGCTGGCTGCTCGTGTCAAACTGCGATGAATCGCCACCTCCGTAAACTGTGTCTGACCTGAAAATATAAGCATGAATTTAGTTCAACCTTTTAATTACATATGGTTTTAACAGTGAAAGGCGTTGCAAAGCTGCATTGAATTCTTGCAAACATACCCATGGGACATAGGTGTGGGAGGCTGCGGTGTGTAGGCCTGGTAGGCGTTGTAGGACTCGTGCATGTCGCTGGCCGACACGTCCATCGGGGTCATCGGTGTCATAGGGTTTTCATATTCCGGTGGTGGATCATCCATCCGGATCCTTTTGCCGCCTCGGCGCTGCATTTTATCTCTGGAAAGGATTTAAATTGGagcatcaaatattttgtgcttttttatgACCCATTACATATAATCCAATAGGTTTCGATTGTTTGAGGTATCATTATCATACAGCTCTTTTTACCTCTAAGATAAAGCAGACACCTAAAAAAATCCACTGAGGGTAGTGAGGGTTCCTCAAATCCGTCCACTTTTGCGGGCAAACTGATGTACACAAAAGGGACGCCGAAAATAAGCACTATCCGCCCTCTGTGTGTTCAATTGTCAACTATAGATAGATACATTGATACTGATACAAAATGTCATACATTATACAAGCAATGCATTTAATGCattctaattattttgctctatTTGTATTACACAAACATTGGAAACTTTATGTCTCGAACGAACTGTGTGTTTTCAGAGttaaactttttgtttaaaagttcCTTCACATTATCAAcataacaatattaattattatgaatttaaataagtaatttgAGCGGGAGCCTGGTTGGTTGCGCCTGGTTGCGCCCACGCCCACCTATCTGTGAGAAGTGTGAGACAGGAGACTGCTTGCTAGGCGCCAGAATTCAAATCAGCCATACAGACTGGCGCACCTGATCAGCAGCACAAACAGCAGTCAGCAGCAGGTCAGCAGTGTGTTGTGTTTGTGTTTAGTGACTTGCCTGTGTTGTGGATCAAATTGTcggcgaaaatattttaatttattgtcagATTAAAAGAAGTTAGCTTTCCACTTCATACGAGATAAGAAAATTTGAGATGTCGAGCACCTGATAATCCACGATTTCACTTAAGCTGAAAAATGGATAGCGGTTTAAAAGAGCCTGCACCCTCTGATGATGGTTAGTTTGTTCATCATACCTCTCAATATTTTCGTCAAATTTAATGtgaattacaataattttatagctCAACAGCAATCTGACGATGGGAAGGCAAATTCAGAAGAAGATGAGAAGATTGTCGCCTTGCGCAACCACATCGAATATCTCTTAGAGAGAAACGTTGCTGGACAAAAAGATTATGAAAAACTGATCAAGCAGTATAAAAGGTTTAATAACACATACAAAACGAAATTGTGTCATAAAAGCCCACATTAATTTACAGCCGTGAGCAAGAACTTAATTCTGCCAATGCAAAGATGTGCGAGGCATTATTTCAAGTTGCAACATTGACCGCACAATTGCATGTGAAAGAAGATGCGGTGAAAAACCTGAAGACAGATGTTGATGTGTTGGGAAAGCAATTGGCTGAGGCCTCGAGAGCCAAAAACAATGCATTGCTGAAGCTGGACAATATTGCTAGTAGAGAGGAGACTTTTGAGAACAAGTACACAGATAAAGCACTGtttgaaatcttaaattatcaattcaaTTACAGGAAAAGAATGATGGAGCAAGAAATTGACTTGCTCCGAGGACAGATTCTCAGTTTTGAGCAAAGAGTTGAGCGCCAGGAGGCTGAGCTTGTTGACGCGACTTCGTCCTCAAGAGTTGTGCAACTTGAGAGTCAGCTACAGAGAATGATTGATGAGGTGAATCTTGTCAATTCATTCCCTCTGgattggatttaaattttttgggtACTTTCAAGCTTGCCGCTCGCGACCAAACTGCTCTCAGGCTTCGCAACCAATTGAAAGAAGAACAGTCCAAAGTGTCCAAACTCGAGGAAAGACATAAGTTGGACCAAACCAAGGAGTCCCAACTGCAGCTTATTCACAAGAAAGAGCTTGAGTCTCAAATCAATTTATCTCGTATTTCTCAAGGTGAATTGTTACATTCAACAGTGATTTGCTTaacttatttgtttttgtttattatagagagatttgaagaaaatgagAAGAAGTTGCATGAGTTTAGCGGCCTTATAAAGAAACTGGAAGCTgagcttgaaataaaatcaataccTGGAGATGCTGAGAGGAAAGCTCTGGAGGAAATTAACAGGCTAAATCAAGAACTGGAGAACAAAGACaacaaaattcagaatttgGAACTCTCTGTATCACAACTTGAGATTGAACTGGAGCAGATCAAGAAAGGTTGGTTACTgggtcttttttaaaataggttGTGATTAGAATATTGTGTATTTGCAGACAACCTTGACCAATATATTCAGAAGTTGTTCCCTTCCGCCTCTATCGTCAGCCAGCATTTGCAGGGTGATTTGAGCCTCTCCCAACTTTATGAGAAGTATTCTGCTGTGCTTGAGGAATTTAACACAACCAAATACGAAAGAGACATGCTGAGAGTCAAGTTCAATGGCCTCACAGATGACGTTAGTATTTTCTTAAGTTCCCTTACCAAATTTCACTGGCGAATTATCTAGCTGACAGTCAAGGTTGACGCGTTGCATGAGTGCAAGAAGAAGCAGGCGGCAGCAGAACAACAAGTGCAGAGGCTCATGAATGAGAACAAGAAGCTAATGATCGAGTACGAAAACATGAAGCAGTCGGCCAAAGAATCAGCGCGCAGCGTGGCCCAGCACTTGATTGATAAAAGCCAGCTTAAGCAGCAGAATGATGACCTGCGCAAGCAGGTCATACGCCTGGTGCAGGAAATTGCTGTCTTGAAGTCAGGTGAAGAAAGTCAGCTGACTGACGAGGACCATCTCGTGCTGTTCAGGGACATTGATGAGCTGCAGCACAAGAATATCGAGCTGCTGTCCCTGGTGCGAGAGCTGCAGACGCGGGCCGAGGCAGCTGAGAAGGAGATGGAGAACGTTGAGAAAGTGGCCAGTTGCAATGAGCGCCTGGATGAGCTGGTTGAGCaggtgaattaatttaaaaattgttttctttgcaGTATTTATTAGAGGTTTTAATGACTTAATTCTCgattatataaataaacattagGGTAAATTTTTGCGAATCATAAAGTATTAATTCATTATAAGcgacaaaaatatgaaataaataaataaaaggtcATGGTCAAAGTTAaactaaacaattaaaattgtgataattgaaattagattaaaaccgcactgcttttaattttaatttgcataccGCTTTAGCAAGTGCTACCCATGCCCAGccatatatttattgaatttaaagaaatttaaattctcaaattaGCAAGACTTAGACGTTTCCTCTATAAATTATCACTTTTCTCTCAAGCAATTAATAATGTcgctaatttaaatacaatgaAAGGATTGTACCTAAAATTCTAACTAGAGCATCTTTAACGAAAAACTATCATACAGGTGAAACGCTACCAGGAGCGGGAAGCATCGCACTCAGAAATGATGCAGCTGCTCATCCGGCAGCGGGACCACTTTGAGGAGATGTCCAAGAGTGCGATCCGAGCGGCCGAGGAGAAGGTGCAGCAGATGAGAATGAGCCTTACCCCAGTCAAGGGCTCAGAGCCCATGGACGTGGCTGCCTCGCCTGCACCGCAGCAGCCAGAGCAGCGTGTCCTTTCGCCGCAGGTATCCTCACCAAGACTGCAGGGACAGCAGCAGAGGCCGCAGTCTCCTCAGATGTCAATGCAGAGGGCAAATAGACCGCGCTTCTCACCGTACACCGCTGGTGGGGTGCCCCCGTCGAAGGCTTACGTGGACGCCCTGCAGCTGCGCTACAAGAAGTGCCAGGACGAGCTGGAGAGTTCCAACAAGGCTTTCGCAGAGTATCGGGAGAACTCGAAAAAGAACATGGACATGGTGATCAACCAGCTGGAGGAGCTGCGCAACGAAAACCTGGACATCAAAATGGAGCGGTCAGAGCTGAAGGCGCTGTGCGAGACGGGCAAGGACAAGCTGGCCAGCATGAAAAACATTATGGAGGGGCTGCAGAGGCAACTGGATGCCGTGCAGAAGATGCGTGACATCCAGGATGTGATCATCGGCAAGCATGAAAAGAACACAATCGAGCTGAACAAGGAGATAGTGAAGACTTACGCCAAGCTGTCCAACGTGGAGGGACTGCTCGAGCGGGCCAACGCAGAAATCCGCAGACTGCGGGTCAGTGAGAGCTCTGCCAGGCATGAGTGTGAGTCGCTGAGAGCGTCCTCCTCCAGCCAGAATCTAGTGTTCCTCGGTGCTCAAGAGCTGAAGGCCGCGAGACAGCGGGCCGACGCAGAGGACAGTCTGATCCTTTCCAACCAGCTGCAGGCGGTGATGAATGAGAACAAAGAGCTGAAACAGCAACTTGAGTCGGGTCAAGTCCATCTCAAGGACGAAATCAACCGTCTGGAGGCGTGTCTCAACAAAGAACGTGCTCTGCTGGCCGGGGCAGTGGCCGAGAAGGAGACGGCCGTGTCTGAGTGTGCCCGCGCTGCAGAGCTGCTCTCGCAAGCGCAGCGGGACGTGATGGTTCTGCGCACCAACAAGAATCCAAGCGCCAGCACCGAGGTGCAGACAGAGAACCAGTTTGACTACGAGCACCAAATTGGCCAGCTTGAGGAGGAGCTGCTTGCCGCAAATGCGCGCAACGTGGAGGTCAAAGCCAAATACGAGGAGCTGACCGAGACGCGCGCTCGCGACGAGGATGTAATTGCTCAGCTGAAGAAACTTAATGATGAGCTGAAGCATGCTATCGACGTGAGCAAGGAGGAGTTTGAAGCGGAAAAGAACGCTGCCAAGCAGAAGATAGACTCACTCGAAGGCGATTTATCCGTCGCTAAGGAGCAGCTGACGGTCGCTAAAGAGCAGCTGTGCAGGGCTGAGAAGCAAATTGACTCGCTGCGGGCTGAGGTGGCAAATGCGGGCCAGCGGCAGGCGGTGGCCATCGTCGGGCAGGAGAAAGAGGAGGCCATCAGGAATCTGAAGAAGGAGTTGGCGGCCATGAAGGAGAAGCAAGAGCGGGGCGAGGAGAGTCTCGAAAGAGAGAAGGAGCAGCACAAGCTTGACCTGCAGGCGCTGTCCATCACCAGGAAGCAGCTAGTGGCATTAGAGAAGACGTCCTTGGAACTGAAGGAGCGAATCTCCAGCCTCGAATTCGAGGTACAAAAGGCCAAGAGTGACCTGGAGAACGCCAGACTGACGGCCAACGTCGTTTCCGGAGACCAATCCGATGAGCTTAGGGAGCAGAACCGAATTCTGTACCAACAGCTGGAGCAGGTGTTGAGCCAGCGGGGCAGAATCGAAAGTTCCCTCGGCGAGGAAGACGCCCTGCTAGGCGTGCTTAGTGTTTTGCGGCGCGAGCGAGATCTAGCGCAAGCGAAAGCAGACGCCTTCGAGGCCAAGGCGGCCAACATGCAGATGCAGATTCAGACTCTGAGCGCCAACCACGCTGAGCTGAGTGAAGAACTGGCCAGGCTGAGGGTGGGCGAGTCGAACCAAGTGACGGTGTCTCGGAGCAAGTATGAAGAGTACCTGCAGATGGCCGAGAACCTGAACGCGCTCACCGATTCGAGCATAGTGCAGAGGAAGAAGAACGACGACCTGGCCAAGGAGATCGCCGAGTTAAGGCCTAAGTGGAAGAGCGCGATGGAAGAAATCGAGAGTTTGAAGAACAGGAATAACCTGTTCCAAGAAAAGATCATTGCGGAAGAAGAGGCTGCGAAGGAACTCATTGAAAAGCACAGGTTGGAGGTTGAGAGGGCAAATCAAGCCGAGTCGAAGATTCGAGAGATGGAGCAGAAACTGAACTCGACTGGCTcgtcgcagcagcagctcagcTCGGAAATTTCCAATCTGAAGGTTCGCATCAACGCTCTAGTCCAGGACATGACAAAAAAGAATGCGGATATCAGGAGGATGACTTTGGAGAAAAACGCTCTTCAAAAGCAGCTTGAAGCTGCCAAGGGTTTGACTAGCAAGATTTCGGACGAGTTGGCGCAAGAAAAGGCTAATGTTGCAGCCAAGGCCACGGAAATCGAGCAGCTTAAGACCAGCTTGGAGAACACGAAGAAGGAAATGACCGCCAAAGTGAACGAGCTGACAGGAGTGGTCAACGAGACTAAAGAATCTCTGGGCAAGAAGGAAAAAGAGTTTGAAGACCTCAACTCAAAGCACGGCAAGGTGCGCGCCATAGCGAAGAAGTACAAAGATCAGTATGACGCTCTTGTGGCCGAAAACAAGGACAAAGCTGCTGCAGAGGCCAAAACTGGCGCACAGGAGCAGGCCAAAACCAAAGAGATGGAGGGTAAAATTGCTGAGATGCAGACCCGACTGGCGGAGGCGGAGACAAAAGCTACAGAAGCGGAGAATGAAGTGCAGAAACTCAGCCAAAACCTGGATAACATCTCTAAACAGGTaatatcgatttttgtttcaattgccTTTATATAAATGAACTTTGTTAGCTGGTGGAAAAGTCGACGCAGCTAGAGCAAGAACAGAAAACCAACGCAGAGAGGCAGAACCGCACCAAGACGATCATCGCTGCCGCACGTAATAAGATAAAGGATCAAGCAGAATTGATCGCCAAGAAGGATGAAGCGATCAAAGAGAAGCAGGAAAAGATCTCTCATCTCGAAGGCTCTGCTCAAAATAGCGGTAACCAAGGTATGAATAACGTCACTTTTTGtagatgaaaatattaaaattcatgctgCCTAGATCAAGAAGATATGATCAGCCAGctgaaaaaggaaaactgTGAGCTTCGGGCCCAGATGGAGCAGTCAAAGCAGGATTCTAAGGTAACTTTCGTATTTCATTCCTTGAATTAGCATTTTAATATCGGTCCGTTCTTACAACAGGCTTCCAAACCAGCTGCTGGTCCGTCAGGTGCCACTCCGTCAGTGAAAATCAGACCAATGGCTTCCCAGTCACAGCCTCCAAAAGTCAAGCCTCAAACAGTATGAACTTCGCcagtaaaatcattttttttttttaattcgttgaatatatttttagtctgCCGCTGTCATCCCGACAACAAGGGCTGCTCCGACCGCCCGCCTCCGGCCTATGGTAAACACGCCAGCCAGAAACGTGGCCGTCCTCGCGCCCAGCCAACAGGATCTGCCATCTAACAGCGTCACTCCAATTCAGGGCACGCCACGAACACACTCGACCCCTCCCAGATTGCCCTCCAGAGAGGAACATTCCAGCGACTCGTCCACCAGCCTCGATGAGTCCGCTGCTCAGTCAACGAGTGCCAACGTGGTGCTAGTGCGTCCCAACGAAGTTTATCCAGCCCCCTTTTCCAGCCAACCGTCCACTTCAGCTGGCCCGTCTGGGCCACCATCAGCAGGTCCTTCCTTATCCTTGAAGAGAGCCAGAGACACTGAAACTTTGACTATTCAGCCAGATGAACCTCAGGTTTGACATTATATCCTAAACAAGCCTATTGAAAGTATTATTTTGGTGTGCTCTTTTATTTGGCATTAAATTAGTGTAACAAATTTAGAACTTGAAAATTACTGACTGGTTACTGATCCATGCAATTTGTAGGCAATGGCActggaatatattttattttcatactaATCTATGGAATTTACACAGCAAAAatgttgataatttatttattcttcattCAGATATGCAGATTATGTAACAAAATCATTTCTGAGAAGATATAAAGACAGCTACacctattttttaacattataatTGTATAtctgatttcaaaatgttttcaatgtTGCTCTAaaagtaacattttttatatttaggcCAAACAATCTTGCACTGAATCAGCGGAAGAGCTTGTGCCTGAAATGGTTGAGGAGCCAGAGGTTGAGGAGAGACTGGAAGAAGATCCAAATACAGAAGGTGCAGTCGAGGGTGAGGAGAACGAAGAGGCCATCAACGAAGAACTGGAGGAAATGGCGGTATCTTggattgatttcaatttgaaaaaagtaaatctGATTGATTTTGATCAGCTTCA
The nucleotide sequence above comes from Cloeon dipterum chromosome X, ieCloDipt1.1, whole genome shotgun sequence. Encoded proteins:
- the LOC135944933 gene encoding nucleoprotein TPR-like isoform X3, whose amino-acid sequence is MDSGLKEPAPSDDAQQQSDDGKANSEEDEKIVALRNHIEYLLERNVAGQKDYEKLIKQYKSREQELNSANAKMCEALFQVATLTAQLHVKEDAVKNLKTDVDVLGKQLAEASRAKNNALLKLDNIASREETFENKKRMMEQEIDLLRGQILSFEQRVERQEAELVDATSSSRVVQLESQLQRMIDELAARDQTALRLRNQLKEEQSKVSKLEERHKLDQTKESQLQLIHKKELESQINLSRISQERFEENEKKLHEFSGLIKKLEAELEIKSIPGDAERKALEEINRLNQELENKDNKIQNLELSVSQLEIELEQIKKDNLDQYIQKLFPSASIVSQHLQGDLSLSQLYEKYSAVLEEFNTTKYERDMLRVKFNGLTDDLTVKVDALHECKKKQAAAEQQVQRLMNENKKLMIEYENMKQSAKESARSVAQHLIDKSQLKQQNDDLRKQVIRLVQEIAVLKSGEESQLTDEDHLVLFRDIDELQHKNIELLSLVRELQTRAEAAEKEMENVEKVASCNERLDELVEQVKRYQEREASHSEMMQLLIRQRDHFEEMSKSAIRAAEEKVQQMRMSLTPVKGSEPMDVAASPAPQQPEQRVLSPQVSSPRLQGQQQRPQSPQMSMQRANRPRFSPYTAGGVPPSKAYVDALQLRYKKCQDELESSNKAFAEYRENSKKNMDMVINQLEELRNENLDIKMERSELKALCETGKDKLASMKNIMEGLQRQLDAVQKMRDIQDVIIGKHEKNTIELNKEIVKTYAKLSNVEGLLERANAEIRRLRVSESSARHECESLRASSSSQNLVFLGAQELKAARQRADAEDSLILSNQLQAVMNENKELKQQLESGQVHLKDEINRLEACLNKERALLAGAVAEKETAVSECARAAELLSQAQRDVMVLRTNKNPSASTEVQTENQFDYEHQIGQLEEELLAANARNVEVKAKYEELTETRARDEDVIAQLKKLNDELKHAIDVSKEEFEAEKNAAKQKIDSLEGDLSVAKEQLTVAKEQLCRAEKQIDSLRAEVANAGQRQAVAIVGQEKEEAIRNLKKELAAMKEKQERGEESLEREKEQHKLDLQALSITRKQLVALEKTSLELKERISSLEFEVQKAKSDLENARLTANVVSGDQSDELREQNRILYQQLEQVLSQRGRIESSLGEEDALLGVLSVLRRERDLAQAKADAFEAKAANMQMQIQTLSANHAELSEELARLRVGESNQVTVSRSKYEEYLQMAENLNALTDSSIVQRKKNDDLAKEIAELRPKWKSAMEEIESLKNRNNLFQEKIIAEEEAAKELIEKHRLEVERANQAESKIREMEQKLNSTGSSQQQLSSEISNLKVRINALVQDMTKKNADIRRMTLEKNALQKQLEAAKGLTSKISDELAQEKANVAAKATEIEQLKTSLENTKKEMTAKVNELTGVVNETKESLGKKEKEFEDLNSKHGKVRAIAKKYKDQYDALVAENKDKAAAEAKTGAQEQAKTKEMEGKIAEMQTRLAEAETKATEAENEVQKLSQNLDNISKQLVEKSTQLEQEQKTNAERQNRTKTIIAAARNKIKDQAELIAKKDEAIKEKQEKISHLEGSAQNSGNQDQEDMISQLKKENCELRAQMEQSKQDSKASKPAAGPSGATPSVKIRPMASQSQPPKVKPQTSAAVIPTTRAAPTARLRPMVNTPARNVAVLAPSQQDLPSNSVTPIQGTPRTHSTPPRLPSREEHSSDSSTSLDESAAQSTSANVVLVRPNEVYPAPFSSQPSTSAGPSGPPSAGPSLSLKRARDTETLTIQPDEPQAKQSCTESAEELVPEMVEEPEVEERLEEDPNTEGAVEGEENEEAINEELEEMALQAVDGDDETEENLEEETDETPGEPAVDADGGNAENSLAAAEAASNEEGLQGGGDAEQPAQVDLVPQAAPARANFMLSQSASGGPSDTEESAGGHTVPGTPIASSPDDVVPNVHVTDAQASDEAEAGPLEASQEASSSSDAQAPTATPLMQRRIPTGIPSSARNPNYASRGYTFGQRPPLLSRPTPIVWELDPMRQVQGDRSNGRGVRRASGVGAQQRGRGRSRARGPNPFQRGH